A single region of the Gephyromycinifex aptenodytis genome encodes:
- a CDS encoding DMT family transporter: MNRGVVFILLAATAWGFLGIFGKGAQDAGVPALEVGLWRAVIGAVLFIVHAAVLRTRLPRGRDLVATLIFGVLGVGVFYGSYQLAVREGGASLASVLLYTAPAFVAAFGGVVLRERLGRRELIGVIGAVVGIALISLGGGTGISVTAASLGYGVTAGFTYALYYLFGKLVFSRYDPVAVYAVALPVGAACLLPFAPPGAHPALAWSHLAGVGVISTYLAYLAHGAGLQRLPATRASVIATVEPVVAAGLAALLFGERLGPLALLGAAGVIASAVYLAGAGRNQT, translated from the coding sequence ATGAACCGCGGCGTCGTCTTCATCCTGCTCGCCGCGACTGCCTGGGGTTTTCTCGGGATCTTCGGCAAGGGCGCCCAGGACGCGGGGGTACCGGCGCTGGAGGTCGGCTTGTGGCGGGCTGTCATCGGCGCGGTGTTGTTCATCGTGCACGCGGCGGTGCTGCGGACTCGGCTGCCGCGTGGCAGGGACCTTGTGGCCACCCTCATCTTCGGGGTGCTCGGGGTGGGCGTGTTCTACGGTTCCTACCAGCTCGCGGTGCGCGAAGGTGGGGCCAGCCTGGCCAGCGTTCTGCTCTATACGGCGCCGGCGTTCGTCGCCGCGTTCGGTGGGGTCGTGTTGCGGGAGCGCCTCGGGCGCCGGGAGCTCATCGGGGTCATCGGCGCGGTCGTCGGGATCGCGCTCATCAGCCTGGGCGGTGGCACCGGGATCAGCGTCACGGCAGCTTCCCTGGGTTACGGCGTGACGGCCGGGTTCACCTATGCGCTGTACTACCTGTTCGGAAAACTCGTCTTCAGCCGCTATGACCCGGTGGCCGTGTACGCGGTGGCGCTGCCGGTGGGCGCTGCGTGCCTGCTGCCGTTCGCGCCGCCCGGGGCGCACCCCGCGCTGGCCTGGAGCCACCTGGCGGGCGTCGGGGTGATCAGCACCTACCTGGCGTATCTGGCGCACGGGGCCGGACTGCAGCGGTTGCCGGCCACCCGGGCTAGTGTCATTGCCACCGTCGAACCGGTCGTTGCTGCCGGGCTTGCGGCGCTGTTGTTCGGGGAGCGGTTAGGGCCGCTGGCGCTGCTCGGTGCGGCCGGGGTGATCGCTTCGGCGGTCTATCTTGCCGGGGCCGGGCGCAACCAGACGTAA
- a CDS encoding SixA phosphatase family protein, whose product MNPGTESIPLPGHAPEAVAACEDDADLPGENPGLRLLVVMRHAKAAGHHRGGDQQRPLTESGRKAAAQMGRWLVRQGVRPDVVVTSPSVRTLQTWEGLRVGGMRADDVWADAGIYGADTTDLIESVTSVPDDVQTLVLIGHAPGVGDLVALLEDHTGGGEAIRADQRAWPPGSVGVIAHRGPWETFPGEDTALVAFHTPDR is encoded by the coding sequence GTGAACCCTGGTACCGAATCGATTCCCCTGCCCGGTCATGCCCCAGAGGCGGTCGCAGCCTGCGAGGACGACGCGGACCTGCCCGGTGAGAACCCCGGGCTGCGTCTGCTCGTGGTGATGCGTCATGCCAAGGCTGCCGGGCATCACCGTGGCGGCGACCAGCAGCGCCCGTTGACCGAATCCGGGCGTAAAGCGGCTGCCCAGATGGGCCGCTGGTTGGTGCGCCAAGGTGTGCGTCCGGACGTTGTGGTTACCTCCCCGTCGGTGCGCACCTTGCAGACCTGGGAGGGGCTGCGGGTCGGTGGGATGCGGGCCGATGATGTGTGGGCCGATGCGGGCATCTACGGGGCGGACACCACCGACCTCATCGAGTCGGTGACCAGCGTGCCGGATGACGTGCAGACCCTCGTGTTGATCGGTCACGCCCCGGGTGTGGGCGACCTCGTGGCGCTGTTGGAGGATCACACCGGTGGCGGCGAAGCGATACGCGCTGATCAGCGTGCCTGGCCCCCCGGCTCGGTGGGTGTCATCGCGCATCGGGGGCCGTGGGAGACCTTCCCCGGGGAGGACACCGCGCTGGTGGCCTTCCACACCCCGGATCGCTGA